A window of the Cytophagaceae bacterium genome harbors these coding sequences:
- a CDS encoding ketoacyl-ACP synthase III, whose amino-acid sequence MLPIKIVGTGLYAPGKPIDNQELKRLANIEFDAEKIEAKLGIKTRHIARLRNLPETTLDFATQASLEAIKNGGIDVDEIGLFIVATDTPEYITPATAIVLQGRIQKKEKWSMAFDVASSCASFAMAFDTAASILAGNPEIKYALITGVYNMPAFVRDGDAFGYSIFSDGAAAFILTKDSESKSAYIGSQMLADGTQYDYIGVYAGGSKIPVTHEILDKNENGLLNLQPLPGDRNVRLWPMVVNKILENHSLEINDIDYFFFTQINKSVIEKVMEAIGQPMDKTVCVMDQFGYTGSACLPMAFHEAVKSNLVKRGQKILFVASGAGLSVGSNLFIY is encoded by the coding sequence ATGTTACCAATAAAAATTGTCGGAACCGGCCTTTATGCCCCGGGAAAGCCTATTGACAATCAGGAACTCAAACGATTAGCTAATATTGAGTTTGATGCTGAAAAAATAGAAGCCAAATTGGGTATCAAAACCCGGCATATTGCCCGTCTCAGAAACCTTCCTGAAACAACATTGGATTTTGCCACTCAGGCATCGTTGGAAGCTATAAAAAATGGAGGTATTGATGTTGACGAAATAGGTCTTTTTATTGTGGCAACTGATACCCCTGAGTACATTACGCCTGCAACTGCCATTGTTTTGCAGGGTAGAATTCAGAAAAAGGAAAAATGGTCAATGGCATTTGATGTGGCATCTTCCTGTGCGAGTTTCGCGATGGCTTTTGATACAGCTGCAAGTATTTTAGCCGGAAATCCTGAAATAAAATACGCATTAATCACAGGTGTGTACAACATGCCCGCTTTTGTTAGAGACGGCGACGCATTTGGATACAGTATTTTTTCTGATGGAGCCGCTGCTTTTATTTTGACAAAAGATTCTGAATCAAAATCTGCTTATATCGGTAGTCAAATGCTGGCAGATGGCACCCAATATGATTACATCGGAGTATATGCAGGAGGATCAAAAATTCCTGTAACCCATGAAATTTTGGACAAAAACGAAAATGGTCTTCTTAATCTCCAGCCACTTCCCGGCGACAGAAATGTAAGACTGTGGCCAATGGTTGTAAATAAAATTCTGGAAAATCACTCTCTTGAAATTAACGACATCGACTATTTCTTTTTTACCCAAATCAACAAATCTGTAATTGAAAAAGTAATGGAAGCTATTGGACAGCCGATGGATAAAACTGTTTGTGTAATGGATCAGTTTGGCTATACAGGCTCTGCGTGTCTGCCCATGGCTTTTCATGAAGCAGTAAAATCAAACTTGGTAAAAAGAGGACAAAAAATATTGTTTGTGGCATCCGGTGCGGGACTTTCGGTCGGTAGCAACCTATTTATATATTAA
- a CDS encoding acetyl-CoA hydrolase/transferase family protein has product MTDYKDIYKSKLLPLEKVADLLQSDTDVIVAQCASEPQGCMSKFHLAKERVKNVKIFSVLTLKPYEFYMKPEMKGHFELCSWFHAPGSRQALKEKTGTVTFVPNMLHRAASDRMKVRRPHLFVGTCTPPDDKGFVSLSLGITYEKDILENAEITVLEVNDQLPRTFGDTQVHVSDVDYFVEFSQVPPTLPMPVPDATAMAIGENIAKLVEDGSTLQLGIGEIPNAAALMLKDKKDLGVHTEMMVDSMMELYEMGVITNKKKGIHQGKFIATFAMGSEKLYKWLDNNPSVEFLRGKYVNDPCLIRQNTKMVSINTCIMIDFTGQVASESIGTEQYSGTGGQTDTAVGATEGLDGKGKSIIACRATARNGSISTIVPVLPPGTAVTLHRSNTDYIVTEFGSVRLTGLTVRERTEALISIAHPDFRKELTRKGIEMGYID; this is encoded by the coding sequence ATGACTGATTATAAAGACATATATAAAAGTAAACTTTTGCCTTTAGAGAAAGTTGCTGATTTACTTCAAAGTGATACTGATGTCATTGTAGCTCAATGTGCATCTGAACCTCAGGGTTGTATGAGTAAATTTCATTTGGCAAAAGAGAGGGTAAAAAATGTAAAGATTTTTTCGGTCCTTACTTTAAAACCATATGAGTTTTATATGAAACCCGAAATGAAAGGCCATTTTGAGCTTTGCAGTTGGTTTCATGCTCCAGGTTCACGTCAGGCTTTGAAAGAAAAGACAGGTACTGTAACATTTGTACCCAATATGCTTCACAGAGCTGCTTCTGACCGAATGAAAGTTCGTAGGCCACATTTGTTTGTAGGTACTTGCACTCCGCCTGACGACAAAGGTTTTGTTTCTCTTTCTTTGGGAATAACTTATGAAAAAGATATTCTAGAAAATGCTGAAATAACCGTTTTGGAGGTAAATGACCAGCTTCCCAGAACTTTTGGCGATACCCAAGTTCATGTTTCAGACGTGGATTATTTTGTAGAATTTTCACAAGTCCCTCCTACTCTTCCTATGCCTGTTCCTGATGCCACCGCAATGGCAATTGGTGAAAACATAGCTAAACTGGTGGAAGATGGCTCTACGCTTCAACTGGGTATAGGGGAAATTCCAAATGCAGCGGCTTTAATGCTCAAAGACAAAAAAGATTTGGGAGTACATACCGAAATGATGGTGGATTCGATGATGGAACTCTATGAAATGGGCGTAATCACCAACAAAAAGAAGGGGATTCATCAGGGAAAATTCATAGCCACTTTTGCAATGGGCAGTGAAAAATTGTATAAATGGCTCGACAATAACCCCTCAGTAGAATTTTTAAGAGGAAAATATGTCAACGATCCATGTCTGATCAGACAGAATACAAAAATGGTCTCCATTAATACTTGTATCATGATAGATTTTACAGGCCAGGTGGCAAGTGAAAGCATTGGAACTGAACAATACTCAGGTACCGGAGGGCAAACCGACACTGCAGTGGGTGCCACAGAAGGTCTCGATGGGAAAGGAAAGTCAATAATTGCATGTAGAGCTACCGCCAGAAATGGCAGCATTTCTACGATAGTTCCTGTCCTTCCTCCCGGAACAGCGGTAACACTTCATAGGAGTAATACCGACTACATTGTGACGGAATTTGGAAGCGTGAGACTAACCGGCTTGACAGTAAGAGAAAGAACCGAAGCATTGATTTCGATTGCTCATCCTGATTTCAGGAAAGAGTTAACCCGAAAAGGAATCGAAATGGGTTATATAGATTAA